From the Pseudarthrobacter sp. MM222 genome, one window contains:
- a CDS encoding FAD binding domain-containing protein: MDMNSIEEVVSTADPAEWRAGDAWLAGGTVLFSYGSYAFGAEPLKRLLDLGNAGWAPVTVVEGERGAGAAGAGIELAATCTIAELYALPESLGDPGRAAWPALDLVRPCCDSFVASFKVWNMSTVGGNLCTSLPAGPVISLCAGLDGVATLLGPGGTRRRVPVADFVTGDGTNCLAPGELLRSVHLPASALSSRVAFRRLSLSNLGRSGVLLIGRLDGGASLVLTVTAATKRPVQLRFGHLPDAAELAAALDDAVPAGLYSDDIHGLPAWRRDMTYRLADEIRAELSLPGGQASRGERPVQVSGDFWPPPAAQGTSAGPGHLRPASAPQGFQPEGA, from the coding sequence ATGGACATGAACAGCATCGAGGAGGTGGTCTCCACCGCGGACCCTGCCGAGTGGCGCGCCGGTGACGCCTGGCTGGCTGGCGGCACGGTCCTGTTTTCCTACGGCAGTTACGCGTTCGGCGCCGAGCCGCTGAAGCGACTGCTGGACCTCGGCAACGCGGGCTGGGCTCCCGTGACCGTGGTGGAGGGGGAACGCGGCGCCGGCGCTGCCGGCGCCGGGATCGAACTGGCCGCCACCTGCACCATTGCGGAGCTGTACGCGCTTCCGGAATCGCTGGGAGACCCGGGCCGTGCCGCGTGGCCCGCCCTGGACCTGGTGCGCCCTTGCTGCGATTCCTTCGTGGCGTCGTTCAAGGTCTGGAACATGTCCACAGTGGGCGGGAACCTTTGCACGTCCTTGCCGGCCGGGCCCGTCATCTCGCTCTGCGCCGGGCTCGACGGCGTGGCGACCCTGCTGGGCCCCGGCGGCACCAGGCGCCGGGTGCCGGTGGCCGACTTCGTCACCGGGGACGGGACGAACTGCCTGGCGCCGGGCGAGCTGTTGCGCAGTGTCCACCTCCCGGCGTCGGCCTTATCTTCCCGGGTGGCGTTCCGCCGCCTGTCGCTAAGCAACCTGGGCCGCTCCGGGGTGCTGCTGATCGGAAGGCTCGACGGCGGCGCCTCCCTTGTGCTGACCGTCACCGCCGCCACCAAACGGCCGGTGCAGCTGCGTTTCGGGCACCTGCCGGATGCTGCCGAGCTGGCCGCGGCGCTGGACGATGCCGTGCCGGCCGGGCTGTATTCCGACGATATCCACGGGCTGCCGGCCTGGCGCCGGGACATGACGTACCGGTTGGCCGACGAGATCCGGGCGGAGCTCTCGCTGCCGGGAGGCCAGGCATCCCGGGGGGAGCGTCCGGTGCAGGTTTCCGGTGACTTCTGGCCGCCACCGGCTGCGCAAGGCACCTCCGCTGGTCCGGGTCACCTGCGGCCGGCCTCCGCGCCGCAAGGATTCCAGCCGGAAGGGGCCTGA
- a CDS encoding molybdopterin-dependent oxidoreductase: MVIEINGIPADAAPRPGQCLRTFLREQGNLGVKKGCDGGDCGACTVHVDGIAVHSCIYPAVRAHGHTVTTIEGLGGSSGSDCATGADGTASAMGRDLHPVQQQFLERQGFQCGFCTAGMLMTAATFTDEQKDNLPRSLKGNLCRCTGYRAIEDAVCGHAGHPDPAGPGSGIAGEGQPEQRPGQLGDDVPAPASLAVVTGAARYTLDVPADQLPGLLHLKLLRSPHAHARVLSINREAALKVPGVVAVFTHHDAPAQLFSTAQHELYTDDPDDTRVLDDVVRFIGQRVAAVVAESVAAAEAGVRALVVEYQVLDAVFTPQDAIRPGAPTLHAEKDSHSSRIARPAQNVVAELHAELGSVEQGFAAAGFIHEQTYRTQRVQHVALETHAAIASVDPNGRLQIRTSSQVPFLVRRTLCRIFGLPEDGVHVVAGRVGGGFGGKQEVLTEDIVALAALKLGRPVQLELTRTEQFTATTTRHPFTIKLKAGASTDGRLTALELDVLTNTGAYGNHGPGVMFHGCGESLGVYNCANKKVDAQAVYTNTVPSGAFRGYGLSQMIFAIESAMDELAVGIGMDPLEFRRRNMVQEGDRMLSTHPEPEEDVHYGSYGLDQCLELVRDALDRGEERYRAAGPDQLGPDWVTGEGAALSMIDTVPPRGHFAHSKLRLLPDGTYQADVGTAEFGNGTTTVHAQLAATALSTVASRVAVRQSDTDLIEHDTGAFGSAGTVVAGKATLAAAEELAVRIRAFAAGIRQIQASGCVLDGETVVCEGTPVPLAELAHAAAEAGVELAAEGRWGGTPRSVAFNVHGFRVAVNRGTGELRILQSVQAADAGVVVNPRQCRGQIEGGIAQALGAALYEEVVVDDAGRVTTDILRQYHIPSFADVPRSEVYFAVTNDKLGPLGAKSMSESPFNPVAPALANAIRNATGVRFAALPIARDKIYLGLKEAGLVPRR, from the coding sequence ATGGTTATCGAGATCAACGGCATTCCTGCGGACGCGGCACCGCGCCCGGGCCAGTGCCTGCGGACCTTCCTGCGCGAGCAGGGCAACCTCGGCGTCAAGAAGGGCTGCGACGGCGGCGACTGCGGAGCGTGCACCGTGCACGTGGACGGCATCGCGGTGCACAGCTGCATCTACCCCGCGGTCAGGGCCCACGGGCACACCGTCACCACCATCGAAGGGCTCGGCGGATCCTCCGGTTCAGACTGCGCCACCGGCGCAGACGGCACAGCCTCCGCCATGGGCCGGGATCTGCACCCTGTCCAGCAACAGTTCCTGGAGCGCCAGGGCTTCCAGTGCGGCTTCTGCACGGCCGGGATGCTGATGACCGCGGCCACCTTCACCGACGAGCAAAAGGACAACCTGCCGCGGAGTCTTAAGGGCAACCTTTGCCGCTGCACCGGCTACCGGGCAATCGAGGACGCCGTGTGCGGGCACGCCGGCCATCCGGATCCGGCAGGTCCGGGTTCCGGCATTGCCGGGGAAGGCCAGCCGGAGCAACGGCCCGGACAACTCGGGGACGACGTACCGGCCCCGGCCAGTCTCGCAGTGGTCACCGGCGCCGCCCGCTACACCCTGGATGTTCCGGCGGACCAGCTCCCGGGGCTGCTGCATCTGAAGCTCCTCCGCTCGCCGCACGCCCACGCGCGGGTGCTGTCGATCAACAGGGAAGCGGCCCTCAAAGTACCCGGAGTGGTGGCGGTGTTCACCCATCACGACGCGCCTGCCCAGCTGTTTTCGACGGCGCAGCACGAGCTCTACACGGATGACCCCGACGACACGCGGGTGCTCGATGACGTGGTGAGGTTCATCGGGCAGCGGGTCGCGGCCGTCGTGGCCGAAAGCGTTGCCGCGGCGGAGGCCGGGGTCCGCGCGCTGGTGGTGGAGTACCAAGTGCTCGACGCCGTGTTCACGCCGCAGGATGCCATTCGTCCAGGGGCACCGACGCTCCATGCGGAGAAGGACAGCCACTCGTCCAGAATTGCCCGGCCGGCGCAAAACGTTGTGGCCGAACTTCACGCCGAGCTCGGCAGCGTGGAGCAGGGGTTCGCGGCCGCCGGCTTCATCCATGAACAGACCTACCGGACCCAGCGGGTACAGCACGTCGCGCTGGAGACACACGCCGCAATCGCCTCCGTGGACCCGAACGGGCGGCTGCAGATCCGCACGTCCAGCCAGGTTCCGTTCCTGGTGCGCCGCACCTTGTGCCGGATTTTCGGGCTGCCCGAGGACGGCGTCCACGTGGTGGCGGGCCGTGTGGGCGGCGGCTTCGGCGGCAAGCAGGAGGTGCTCACGGAGGACATCGTGGCGCTCGCGGCGCTGAAATTGGGCCGTCCCGTCCAGCTGGAGCTCACCCGCACCGAGCAGTTCACCGCCACCACCACCCGGCACCCGTTCACCATCAAGCTCAAGGCCGGCGCCAGTACGGACGGCCGGCTGACCGCGCTGGAGCTGGATGTCCTGACCAACACCGGAGCCTACGGGAACCATGGTCCGGGGGTGATGTTCCATGGCTGCGGCGAATCGCTGGGCGTGTACAACTGCGCCAACAAGAAGGTGGACGCCCAGGCCGTCTACACCAACACCGTGCCGTCCGGCGCGTTCCGCGGCTATGGGCTGAGCCAGATGATCTTCGCCATCGAGTCCGCCATGGACGAGCTCGCCGTCGGGATCGGAATGGATCCGCTGGAGTTCCGCCGCCGCAACATGGTCCAGGAGGGGGACCGGATGCTGTCCACGCACCCGGAGCCGGAAGAGGACGTCCACTACGGCAGCTACGGGCTGGACCAGTGCCTGGAGCTGGTGCGGGACGCCCTGGACCGGGGCGAGGAACGGTACCGCGCTGCCGGCCCGGACCAACTTGGCCCGGACTGGGTGACCGGTGAAGGCGCCGCGCTGTCCATGATCGACACCGTCCCGCCGCGGGGGCACTTCGCCCACTCGAAGCTCCGGCTCCTGCCGGACGGAACGTACCAGGCCGACGTCGGGACCGCCGAGTTCGGCAACGGGACCACCACCGTCCACGCCCAGCTCGCCGCCACGGCGCTGTCTACGGTGGCATCGCGGGTGGCGGTGCGGCAGTCGGACACGGACCTGATCGAGCATGACACCGGGGCGTTCGGCTCCGCGGGCACCGTGGTGGCGGGAAAGGCTACGCTGGCCGCTGCCGAGGAACTGGCCGTCCGGATCCGGGCGTTCGCCGCCGGGATACGGCAGATCCAGGCCTCCGGCTGCGTCCTCGACGGCGAAACGGTCGTGTGCGAGGGAACTCCGGTGCCGCTGGCTGAACTTGCGCACGCCGCTGCGGAAGCCGGCGTCGAACTGGCCGCCGAAGGGCGCTGGGGCGGGACGCCGCGGTCCGTGGCGTTCAACGTGCACGGCTTCCGGGTGGCGGTGAACCGCGGCACGGGGGAGCTGCGGATCCTGCAAAGCGTCCAGGCGGCCGACGCCGGGGTGGTGGTCAATCCGCGGCAGTGCCGCGGCCAGATCGAGGGCGGGATCGCCCAGGCTTTGGGCGCCGCGCTGTACGAGGAGGTGGTGGTGGACGACGCCGGCCGGGTCACCACGGACATCCTCCGGCAGTACCACATCCCCTCCTTTGCGGACGTGCCCCGAAGTGAGGTGTACTTCGCGGTGACCAACGACAAACTGGGACCGCTGGGGGCGAAGTCCATGAGTGAAAGCCCGTTCAATCCGGTGGCGCCGGCGCTTGCCAACGCCATCCGGAACGCAACCGGGGTCCGATTCGCCGCGCTGCCCATCGCGCGGGACAAGATCTATCTGGGGCTGAAGGAAGCGGGGCTGGTGCCGCGCCGCTGA
- a CDS encoding aldo/keto reductase, translated as MEKRRLGKTGRNVSIVGLGTWQLGADWGAVDPAQAQAVLAAAVESGVTFFDTADVYGDGRSEQAIGAFLADNPGLDITVATKMGRRLEQLPGNYNLANFREWVDRSRRNLRTDCLDLVQLHCPPTAVYSSAEVYDALDTLVADGAIRNYGVSVERTDEALEAIRHPGTATVQIILNAFRLKPLDEVLPAAEAAGVGIIARVPLASGLLSGKYSGETSFPANDHRNFNRTGSAFDVGETFSGVDYEEGLKAVAEFEELVPDGVSTAQAAIAWITAQDGVSTVIPGARTVDQARSNAEAAGAGGIDATFDVGVREVYDRYFRASIHPRW; from the coding sequence ATGGAAAAGCGCAGATTGGGCAAGACCGGACGGAACGTCTCCATCGTGGGCCTCGGCACCTGGCAGCTCGGCGCGGACTGGGGCGCCGTCGATCCCGCGCAGGCGCAGGCCGTCCTGGCCGCCGCAGTGGAATCAGGTGTCACGTTCTTCGATACCGCGGATGTGTACGGGGACGGACGCAGCGAGCAGGCGATTGGCGCGTTCCTCGCCGACAACCCCGGGCTGGACATTACCGTGGCCACCAAGATGGGCCGGCGGCTGGAGCAGCTCCCCGGGAACTACAACCTCGCGAACTTCCGCGAGTGGGTGGACAGGTCACGGCGCAATCTGCGTACTGACTGCCTGGATCTGGTCCAGCTGCACTGCCCGCCGACCGCCGTCTACAGCAGCGCCGAGGTCTACGACGCCCTTGACACGCTGGTGGCGGACGGTGCGATCCGGAATTACGGCGTCAGCGTGGAGCGTACGGACGAGGCCCTTGAGGCCATCCGGCACCCGGGCACGGCCACCGTACAGATCATCCTGAACGCTTTCCGGCTCAAGCCGCTGGATGAGGTGCTCCCGGCCGCCGAAGCCGCCGGGGTGGGCATCATCGCCCGGGTGCCGCTGGCCTCGGGGCTGCTGTCCGGCAAGTACTCCGGCGAAACGTCCTTCCCGGCGAACGACCACCGGAACTTCAACCGCACCGGTTCCGCATTCGACGTCGGGGAGACGTTTTCCGGCGTGGACTACGAAGAAGGGCTGAAAGCGGTTGCGGAGTTCGAGGAACTGGTGCCCGACGGCGTCAGCACGGCGCAGGCCGCCATCGCCTGGATCACCGCGCAGGACGGCGTCAGCACCGTCATCCCGGGCGCACGCACCGTGGACCAGGCGCGGTCCAATGCGGAGGCGGCCGGCGCAGGGGGCATCGACGCCACGTTCGACGTCGGCGTCCGGGAAGTCTACGACCGCTACTTCCGTGCGTCGATCCACCCCCGCTGGTAG
- a CDS encoding uracil-DNA glycosylase, with protein sequence MTSPSIQRFVDRLASVQTGPGCHNFFDHAVPGNAQRRRNLEIYLQEMLERRPSVLLLGEAPGFRGMRITGIPFTNRSILAGPANQFGLFGPGKGYVLPAESEGIASEPTATVMWQVLAELDFLPLLWSAYPFHTHAPGRPLSNRTPTLTETAVGVPFWQDLLDLFGIPTVVAVGNVAHRSLQRNGISVPKIRHPAHGGRAGFKDGLQVLLSAGLVP encoded by the coding sequence ATGACCAGTCCGTCGATCCAACGCTTCGTTGACCGGCTTGCTTCCGTGCAGACGGGGCCGGGCTGCCATAACTTTTTCGATCACGCTGTTCCCGGGAATGCCCAGCGACGGCGGAACTTGGAGATCTATCTTCAGGAAATGCTGGAGCGGCGCCCCAGCGTGCTGCTCCTCGGGGAGGCGCCTGGTTTCCGGGGCATGCGGATCACCGGGATTCCCTTCACCAACCGCTCCATTCTGGCAGGCCCCGCCAACCAGTTCGGCCTTTTCGGACCGGGGAAAGGCTACGTGCTTCCGGCCGAGTCCGAAGGGATAGCGTCCGAACCGACGGCCACCGTGATGTGGCAGGTCCTGGCCGAGCTGGACTTCCTGCCCCTGCTCTGGAGCGCCTACCCCTTCCACACCCATGCCCCCGGGCGGCCGCTGTCCAACCGGACGCCCACCCTGACGGAAACAGCCGTCGGAGTCCCTTTTTGGCAGGATTTGCTGGACCTCTTCGGGATCCCGACGGTGGTGGCGGTGGGGAACGTGGCGCACCGCAGCCTGCAGCGGAACGGCATCTCGGTGCCCAAGATCAGGCATCCCGCCCACGGCGGCCGTGCAGGGTTCAAGGACGGGCTGCAGGTACTCTTGTCGGCTGGGCTGGTGCCCTAG
- the nboR gene encoding nicotine blue oxidoreductase, giving the protein MSESGATRTTAVLLAAGAGTRLGLGPKALLPFHGRTLVEVLADVLADGGCREVVVVLGADAAKVRAAVDLRRHRVLDNPGWNTGMANSFQLGVAAAVPEDHVLIALVDQPGLGPETVARLLAAHRPGRVTAAAYRTTNGKTRRGHPLLLDVSLRSEAAAMASGDAGARLFLQARPELIDLIDCSDLAGGEDLDEPDQLHLLD; this is encoded by the coding sequence ATGAGCGAGAGCGGAGCAACACGCACGACGGCGGTGCTGCTCGCCGCCGGGGCCGGCACCCGGCTTGGGCTCGGGCCCAAGGCGTTGCTCCCCTTCCACGGCCGCACGCTCGTCGAAGTGCTGGCGGACGTACTGGCCGACGGCGGTTGCCGGGAAGTGGTGGTAGTCCTCGGCGCGGATGCCGCGAAGGTCCGCGCCGCCGTCGACCTTCGCCGGCACCGCGTCCTTGATAACCCGGGCTGGAACACCGGCATGGCCAACTCGTTCCAACTGGGGGTTGCCGCGGCCGTGCCGGAGGATCATGTGCTCATCGCGCTGGTGGACCAGCCCGGCCTGGGCCCGGAAACGGTCGCCCGTTTGCTGGCAGCCCACCGGCCAGGCCGTGTAACGGCCGCCGCCTACCGGACGACGAATGGCAAGACCAGACGAGGACACCCGTTGCTGCTCGACGTCTCCTTACGGTCCGAAGCCGCTGCTATGGCGTCGGGCGACGCCGGCGCGCGGCTGTTTCTGCAGGCCCGCCCCGAGCTGATCGACCTCATAGACTGCAGCGACCTCGCCGGCGGCGAGGACCTCGACGAGCCCGACCAGCTGCACCTCCTCGACTGA